Proteins encoded by one window of Arabidopsis thaliana chromosome 2, partial sequence:
- the VHA-A2 gene encoding vacuolar proton ATPase A2 (vacuolar proton ATPase A2 (VHA-A2); FUNCTIONS IN: ATPase activity, hydrogen-translocating pyrophosphatase activity; INVOLVED IN: cellular response to nutrient levels, ATP synthesis coupled proton transport; LOCATED IN: in 8 components; EXPRESSED IN: 25 plant structures; EXPRESSED DURING: 13 growth stages; CONTAINS InterPro DOMAIN/s: ATPase, V0/A0 complex, 116kDa subunit (InterPro:IPR002490); BEST Arabidopsis thaliana protein match is: vacuolar proton ATPase A3 (TAIR:AT4G39080.1); Has 2867 Blast hits to 2293 proteins in 720 species: Archae - 334; Bacteria - 1213; Metazoa - 663; Fungi - 202; Plants - 115; Viruses - 0; Other Eukaryotes - 340 (source: NCBI BLink).), with the protein MAESHGGGGGCCPPMDLMRSEPMQLVQVIVPMESAHLTVSYLGDLGLVQFKDLNSEKSPFQRTYAAQIKRCGEMARKIRFFKEQMSKAGVTPKETLDRENDIDLDDVEVKLEELEAELVEINANNDKLQRSYNELVEYKLVLEKAGEFFASAHRSATAQQSEIETEQVGEDLLEAPLLQEEKSVDPTKQVKLGFLTGLVPREKSMVFERILFRATRGNIFIRQSVIEESVVDPNSGEKAEKNVFVVFYSGERAKSKILKICEAFGANRYPFSEDLGKQAQMMTEVSGRLSELKTTIGAGLDQRNILLETIGDKFEQWNLKIRKEKAIYHTLNMLSLDVTKKCLVGEGWSPVFAATEIQDALHRAAVDSNSQVGSIFQVLRTKEMPPTFFRTNKFTTAFQEIVDAYGVAKYQEANPSVFTIVTFPFLFAVMFGDWGHGICLLLATMYLILREKKLSSQKLGDIMEMAFGGRYVIFMMSLFSIYTGLIYNEFFSIPYPLFASSAYDCRDVSCSEATTIGLIKTRDTYPFGVDPVWHGTRSELPFLNSLKMKMSILIGVAQMNLGIIMSFFNAKFFKSAVNIWFQFVPQMIFLNCLFGYLSVLIIIKWCTGSQADLYHVMIYMFLSPMDDLGENQLFPNQKIVQLTFLFLALVSVPWMLLPKPFILKKQHEARHQGLSYAQLDETDESLQVETNGGGHGHEEFEFSEIFVHQLIHTIEFVLGAVSNTASYLRLWALSLAHSELSSVFYEKVLLMAWGFNNVFIWIVGILVFIFATVGVLLVMETLSAFLHALRLHWVEYQNKFYEGDGYKFAPFTFTLVGNEDE; encoded by the exons ATGGCGGAGAGTcacggtggtggtggtggttgctgtCCGCCGATGGATCTGATGCGGTCAGAACCGATGCAACTCGTTCAAGTCATTGTTCCCATGGAATCTGCTCATCTTACCGTCTCTTATCTCGGCGATCTCGGTCTCGTCCAGTTCAAAGAT CTTAATTCTGAGAAGAGCCCATTTCAAAGGACTTATGCTGCTCAG ATAAAAAGATGTGGGGAAATGGCACGAAAAATACGTTTCTTTAAAGAGCAAATGTCAAAGGCTGGAGTTACTCCCAAAGAGACCCTAGatagagaaaatgatattGATTTGGATGATGTAGAG GTAAAGCTTGAAGAGCTTGAAGCTGAACTTGTTGAAATCAATGCTAATAACGACAAGTTGCAGCGGTCTTATAATGAACTTGTGGAGTACAAGCTCGTTCTTGAGAAG gCTGGTGAGTTTTTTGCTTCAGCCCATAGAAGTGCTACCGCTCAACAGAGTGAGATAGAAACAGAACAAGTGGGTGAAGACCTCCTGGAGGCTCCTCTGTTGCAGGAA GAGAAGTCTGTTGATCCCACAAAGCAAGTAAAGCTTGGATTCCTCACTGGACTAGTGCCTCGTGAAAAGTCTATGGTGTTCGAGAGGATCCTATTTCGTGCAACTAGGGGCAACATCTTCATACGACAGTCTGTCATTGAGGAGTCTGTTGTTGATCCCAACTCTGGGGAGAAG GCTgagaaaaatgtatttgtCGTCTTCTATTCTGGGGAAAGAGCAAAAAGCAAAATTCTTAAGATATGTGAAGCTTTTGGGGCCAATCGCTATCCTTTCAGTGAAGATCTGGGCAAACAAGCTCAAATGATGACTGAG GTTTCAGGTCGGTTATCAGAGCTTAAAACTACCATAGGTGCTGGGTTGGATCAGCGCAACATTCTTTTAGAGACCATTGGAGATAAGTTTGAGCAATGGAACCTCAAG ATTCGCAAAGAAAAAGCTATCTATCACACCTTGAACATGCTTAGTCTTGATGTGACTAAGAAGTGCCTTGTGGGTGAAGGCTGGAGTCCTGTCTTTGCAGCAACAGAA ATTCAAGATGCATTGCATCGTGCTGCGGTTGACTCCAATTCTCAAGTTGGATCAATTTTCCAAGTCCTGAGGACCAAAGAGATGCCTCCGACTTTTTTCCGCACAAACAAATTTACTACTGCTTTCCAGGAAATTGTTGATGCATACGG TGTGGCCAAATATCAGGAGGCCAATCCTAGTGTATTCACAATTGTTACCTTCCCCTTCCTGTTTGCTGTTATGTTTGGTGACTGGGGTCATGGAATCTGCCTGCTGCTTGCAACTATGTATTTAATATtgagagaaaagaaacttTCCAGCCAG AAACTTGGGGATATTATGGAAATGGCTTTTGGTGGCCGTTACGTTATTTTTATGATGTCACTATTCTCAATATACACTGGTTTAATCTACAACGAGTTCTTCTCTATACCATATCCATTGTTTGCTAGCTCAGCATACGATTGCCGTGATGTCTCTTGCAG TGAGGCTACTACAATTGGTCTGATCAAAACCCGAGACACTTATCCATTTGGTGTGGATCCTGTGTGGCATGGTACCCGCAGTGAGCTACCATTCCTAAATTCGCTTAAGATGAAAATGTCAATTCTTATTGGAGTTGCACAAATGAACCTCGGAATCATAATGAGCTTCTTTAATGCAAAATTCTTCAAAAGTGCTGTAAACATATG GTTCCAGTTCGTTCCCCAGATGATATTCTTGAACTGCTTGTTTGGCTATCTTTCGGTCCTCATCATCATAAAGTGGTGCACTGGTTCTCAAGCAGATTTATATCACGTAATGATCTACATGTTTCTGAGCCCTATGGATGATTTAGGAGAGAATCAGCTGTTCCCTAACCAGAAAATAGTACAG CTCACATTCCTCTTTCTGGCTCTGGTTTCTGTGCCGTGGATGTTGTTGCCAAAGCCATTCATCCTGAAAAAACAACATGAAGCT AGACATCAAGGACTGTCATATGCACAGCTTGACGAGACAGATGAGAGTCTTCAAGTAGAAACAAATGGGGGAGGACATGGACACGAAGAGTTTGAATTCAGCGAAATCTTTGTGCACCAACTCATTCACACCATTGAGTTTGTGCTTGGAGCTGTTTCCAACACTGCTTCTTATCTTCGTCTCTGGGCTCTCAG TCTCGCCCACTCGGAGTTGTCGTCAGTCTTCTATGAGAAGGTCCTTCTTATGGCTTGGGG TTTCAACAATGTCTTCATCTGGATCGTTGGAATTCTCGTCTTCATATTTGCGACTGTGGGAGTGCTTCTTGTGATGGAGACATTGAGTGCATTCCTTCACGCGTTGCGTCTTCACTGGGTGGAGTACCAGAACAAGTTCTACGAAGGCGATGGTTACAAGTTTGCTCCTTTCACTTTCACTCTCGTCGGAAACGAAGACGAGTGA
- a CDS encoding IBR domain containing protein (IBR domain containing protein; FUNCTIONS IN: zinc ion binding; INVOLVED IN: biological_process unknown; LOCATED IN: cellular_component unknown; EXPRESSED IN: sperm cell; CONTAINS InterPro DOMAIN/s: Zinc finger, RING-type (InterPro:IPR001841), Zinc finger, C6HC-type (InterPro:IPR002867); BEST Arabidopsis thaliana protein match is: RING/U-box superfamily protein (TAIR:AT5G37560.1); Has 87308 Blast hits to 18333 proteins in 957 species: Archae - 370; Bacteria - 41195; Metazoa - 14245; Fungi - 8075; Plants - 4321; Viruses - 1278; Other Eukaryotes - 17824 (source: NCBI BLink).), with protein MEKHDLTLISKKRRIDFATTGDIPNLKGEGVSMVAESASASNIFADSLVYRLFFKGLVSDETTTDMEEIVKAGFGIAICDEANTLLYNMKKSLNGDDVINPEEVEIKALICVLNVSIQMELRNVMICCGDYQIFQILTGRGKPQQNIVHLVEQVQHLRGKLSSTEVVLVPRADVIILAIEAIGGETCCICRENTDADRMFFTENCFHRQCFSCVNRHVQRMLLCGISPTCLHFPCNSELTFESCSKVLTPNLIEFWKRKIEEDLVPAADKIYCPYRRCSMLMSKTALSRETDQSNVRACIKCCRLFCIDCKVPSHAGLSCVDYKKLNPDPLYDVKLKSLANKKKWRQCVQCSNLVELFEGCNHITCRCGFEFCYVCGKEWNQRGCLSPGCDDDDDDDDDDDDDDDDDDDDDDDDDDDEDDEDDGYIDSDDDDVDGDDNDDGSELDGINFEDFAVHLPKDVNEQKDESN; from the exons ATGGAAAAACATGATCTAACTTTGATTTCCAAAAAACGGAGGATAGATTTTGCGACAACCGGAGATATCCCAAACCTTAAAGGCGAGGGTGTTTCTATGGTCGCTGAATCTGCTTCTGCGTCAAATATTTTTGCGGACAGTCTAGTCTATAGATTGTTCTTTAAGGGTTTGGTGAGTGATGAAACAACTACCGACATGGAAGAGATTGTGAAGGCTGGATTTGGGATAGCAATTTGCGACGAGGCAAATACTTTGTTGTATAATATGAAGAAATCACTGAACGGCGATGATGTGATTAATCCCGAAGAAGTAGAGATTAAAGCACTGATCTGTGTGTTAAATGTCTCAATTCAAATGGAGCTTAGAAATGTCATGATTTGCTGTGGTGACTATCAAATATTCCAAATC CTTACTGGTAGAGGGAAGCCTCAGCAGAACATTGTCCATCTGGTGGAACAAGTCCAACACCTTAGAGGGAAGCTATCTTCTACTGAAGTTGTTTTGGTTCCGCGAGCTGATGTTATTATACTTGCAATAGAGGCAATAGGAGGAGAAACTTGTTGCATTTGTCGTGAAAACACCGATGCTGATCGCATGTTCTTTACGGAGAATTGCTTTCACCGTCAATGCTTTTCTTGCGTGAATAGGCATGTGCAACGTATGCTGCTTTGCGGAATTTCACCCACATGCCTTCATTTTCCTTGCAACTCTGAGCTCACGTTTGAAAGCTGTAGCAAGGTTTTGACACCAAATCTGATTGAGTTTTGGAAACGAAAGATTGAAGAGGACTTAGTTCCGGCTGCGGACAAAATCTATTGCCCATATCGAAGATGCTCAATGTTGATGTCCAAAACCGCGCTTTCCCGTGAAACCGACCAATCCAATGTCCGGGCATGTATCAAATGCTGTAGACTCTTCTGCATTGACTGCAAAGTACCATCGCATGCTGGTTTGTCGTGTGTTGATTACAAGAAACTTAACCCTGATCCTCTATATGATGTCAAGCTCAAGTCTCtagcaaacaagaagaagtgGCGTCAATGTGTCCAGTGTAGCAACTTGGTTGAACTTTTTGAAGGTTGCAACCACATAACTTgcag ATGTGGATTTGAGTTTTGCTACGTATGTGGGAAAGAATGGAACCAACGAGGATGCCTTTCTCCTGGTtgcgatgatgatgatgatgatgatgatgatgatgacgatgatgatgacgatgatgatgatgatgacgatgatgatgacgacgatgaggatgatgaagacgacGGCTATATTGAcagcgatgatgatgatgttgacgGAGATGACAATGATGATGGCTCAGAATTAGATGGGATTAACTTTGAAGATTTTGCGGTTCACCTACCCAAAGATGTCAATGAGCAGAAAGATGAGAGCAACTGA